A genomic stretch from Falco cherrug isolate bFalChe1 chromosome 1, bFalChe1.pri, whole genome shotgun sequence includes:
- the LOC102054101 gene encoding fibrinogen-like protein 1-like protein: MGPIMMEMERTCNREESVPLRRLSTTKSHSWGQTSRLGCCCACWSSLFSPAPGWPKDCSEVYGSPSGIYVIQPPGLHPIVVYCEMNATDGGWTVIQRNRQSTEITWAESWSTYKYGFGNVHSEFWLGTEYIYQIAKQTVYRVRFVIWDATNDTKFADYNFFSLEGESHGYRLRLGTYSGTAGNAMATSSASTVHDNMKFSTKDLDQDTYSGNCASSYGGGWWYSACYSARLNVKGAITWGSLCSGNCKASAILIKPAPYC, encoded by the exons ATGGGCCCCATCATG ATGGAGATGGAGAGAACATGCAACAGAGAGGAGTCCGTGCCCTTGAGGAGGCTGAGCACGACA AAATCCCATTCATGGGGCCAGACAAGCAGActggggtgctgctgtgcttgttGGTCCTCCCTGTTCTCTCCTGCCCCAGGTTGGCCCAAGGACTGCAGTGAGGTCTATGGCAGCCCCAGCGGCATCTACGTCATCCAGCCCCCAGGGCTGCACCCCATCGTGGTGTACTGCGAAATGAACGCAACGGACGGGGGCTGGACGGTCATCCAGAGGAACCGGCAGAGCACGGAGATCACCTGGGCCGAGTCCTGGAGCACCTACAAGTACGGCTTTGGGAACGTGCACAGTGAGTTCTGGCTGGGCACTGAGTACATCTATCAGATCGCCAAGCAGACGGTCTACCGGGTCAGGTTTGTCATCTGGGATGCCACAAATGACACAAAGTTTGCAGACTACAACTTCTTCAGCCTGGAAGGTGAGTCCCACGGCTACCGGCTGAGGCTGGGAACGTACTCGGGGACAGCAGGGAATGCCATGGCCACAAGCAGTGCTTCCACCGTGCATGACAACATGAAGTTCTCCACCAAAGATCTGGATCAGGACACTTACAGTGGGAACTGTGCCTCCAGCTACGGGGGCGGGTGGTGGTACTCGGCGTGTTACTCTGCCCGGTTGAACGTCAAGGGGGCCATAACGTGGGGCAGCCTGTGCAGTGGGAACTGCAAAGCTTCTGCCATCCTCATCAAACCAGCTCCTTACTGCTag
- the LOC102053757 gene encoding fibrinogen-like protein 1-like protein, giving the protein MIPAPQALQVSLTSSSSSHRNAQGSPKDCSEIPAGSPSGIYVIQPPGLHPIVVYCEMNATDGGWTVIQRNRQSTEITWAESWSTYKYGFGNVHSEFWLGTEYIYQIAKQKVYRVRFVIWDAANDTKFADYNIFSLEDESHGYRLRLGTYSGTAGDAMATSSASTVHDNMKFSTKDLDQDTYSGNCASSYGGGWWYSACYSARLNVKGALTWGSLCSGNCKASAILIKPLTC; this is encoded by the exons ATGATCCCTGCTCCTCAGGCACTCCAGGTCTCATTAACATCTTCGTCTTCCAGCCACAGGAATGCACAGG GTTCGCCCAAGGACTGCAGCGAGATccctgctggcagccccagcgGCATCTACGTCATCCAGCCCCCAGGGCTGCACCCCATCGTGGTGTACTGCGAAATGAACGCAACGGACGGGGGCTGGACGGTCATCCAGAGGAACCGGCAGAGCACGGAGATCACCTGGGCCGAGTCCTGGAGCACCTACAAGTACGGCTTTGGGAACGTGCACAGTGAGTTCTGGCTGGGCACTGAGTACATCTATCAGATCGCCAAGCAGAAGGTCTACCGGGTCAGGTTTGTCATCTGGGATGCCGCAAATGACACAAAGTTTGCAGACTACAACATTTTCAGCCTGGAAGATGAGTCCCACGGCTACCGGCTGAGGCTGGGAACATACTCGGGGACAGCAGGGGATGCCATGGCCACAAGCAGTGCTTCCACCGTGCATGACAACATGAAGTTCTCCACCAAAGATCTGGATCAGGACACTTACAGTGGGAACTGTGCCTCCAGCTACGGGGGCGGGTGGTGGTACTCGGCGTGTTACTCTGCCCGGTTGAACGTCAAGGGGGCCCTAACGTGGGGCAGCCTGTGCAGTGGGAACTGCAAAGCTTCTGCCATCCTCATCAAACCCCTTACCTGCTAG
- the LOC102053930 gene encoding fibrinogen-like protein 1-like protein has translation MGLQAGTHQLHGDLILLPTLVGMLLLCTSPACVASSHHRFPADCSRLRETSPSGVYVIQPARSPPVVVWCDMDTEGKGWTVVQRNTYNTEITWKESWTTYKYGFGNVQGDHWLGTEYLHLLTQQGTYKVRFIVRNKANVTHYAEYDIFSVESEASGYPLRLGRFSGDGDDYLTSYHSTYGGIHDNMKFSTTDRDQDQHSGNCASSYGGWWYDKCQNVLLNGKGYIFWPGTCSSGDCASSLILVKPTDVC, from the exons ATGG GGCTCCAGGCTGGGACACACCAGCTCCACGGGGACCTCAtcctcctgcccaccctggTGGGGATGCTTCTCCTCTGTACAAGCCCAGCGTGCGTGGCCAGTTCCCACCACA ggttcCCCGCAGACTGCAGCCGTCTCCGTGAGACCAGCCCCAGCGGGGTGTATGTCATCCAGCCAGCAAGGTCTCCCCCAGTCGTGGTGTGGTGCGACATGGACACCGAAGGCAAGGGCTGGACTGTTGTCCAGAGAAACACTTACAACACCGAAATCACATGGAAAGAGTCCTGGACCACCTACAAGTACGGCTTTGGGAACGTGCAGGGCGATCACTGGCTGGGCACGGAGTACCTGCACCTGCTGACGCAGCAGGGCACCTACAAGGTCCGCTTCATCGTGCGGAATAAAGCCAACGTCACCCATTACGCCGAGTACGACATCTTCAGCGTGGAGAGTGAGGCTAGTGGGTACCCGCTGAGGCTGGGCCGGTTTTCTGGTGATGGGGATGACTATCTGACCAGCTACCACTCGACGTATGGGGGCATACATGACAACATGAAGTTCAGCACGACTGACAGGGACCAGGACCAGCATAGTGGGAACTGCGCCAGCAGCTATGGGGGCTGGTGGTATGACAAGTGTCAGAATGTCCTGCTCAATGGCAAGGGGTACATCTTCTGGCCAGGAACCTGCTCAAGTGGTGACTGTGCATCCTCCCTCATCCTGGTCAAACCCACAGATGTGTGCTGA